The genomic DNA GGGTCGCTGCCCTCGTCGGTCGGCCCGTCGTCCGGGGCGTCCAGTTCGCCGTCGCACTCCTCCTGCTCGCGGCCGGCGTCGAACTCGCGGCCGGCGCGCCCGTCGTGGCGGCCGGCGGTGTCGTCGTGGCGGCCGGCGCCGCGCTCGTCGACCGCCGGGCGCCCGCGCCCGCGGTCCTGCTGGCGGGCACCCTCGCGGCGCTCTACGCGGTCGGCGGCGCGCCCACGGTCGCGCTGCCCACGTTCCCGGGCTCGCTCGCGGCGCTCCCCGAGCCCCACCTCACGCCCGGTGCGCTGACGGGGCTCGCCGGCCAGCTCGCCATGACCGTCGGCAACGCCGCCGTCGCGACCGCGCTCCTCGTGGACGACCTCTACGCCCGCGACGTCTCGCCCGACGGCCTCGCCCGGAGCATGGGCGTGACGAACCTGGTGGCGGTCCCGCTCGGTGGCGTGCCGATGTGCCACGGGTCGGGCGGCCTCGCCGGGAAGCACGCCTTCGGCGCCCGGACCGCGGGCGCGAACCTCGTCCTCGCGGCCCTGTACGCGGGCGCGGCGCTGGTGGCCGGGCTCTGGAGCGGCTTCCCGATGGCCGCGCTCGGGGTGTTGCTCGTCCTCGTCGCCGTCCACCTCGGCCGGGTCGCGCTCGAATCGGTCGCGACACCCGCCGAGGGTGCCGTCGTCGTCGGGACGGGCGTCGTCGCCCTCGCCGCGAACGTCGGTGTCGCCTTCCTCCTGGCCGCGGTGGGCCACGCCGGCTACGAGCGGCTCCGTGCGCGTGGCGCGGCGGCCGAAGCTTGATTGGGCGGACGGGCGATGCCACACCCATGCCCGACCCCGAGGACGCCCCGGAGGACGCCCCCGAGGACGACATGTCCGTGAAGGCCGACGCGGATGCCGCGGACGGTGACGCGGCCGACGCACCGCCCGACGTACCGCCCGACGCGACGACCGATGACAGCGGTCCCGGCGTCGAGCACGATACGGGCATCTACGCCCGGGAATCGCCGTACCTCGACCGGTACGTCCAGCTCGGCGTCGCGGGCGAGAAGCTCATCAACGTCTCCTTCCCGGAGGACCCCAACGAGGGTGCCGAGGCGGAGTACCCGCTGCTGGACCGCGTCTTCGCCTACCTCGAGGGCAAGAAGGACGAGTTCACCGAGGTCGACGTCGCGCTGACGGTGCCGACCGACCAGCGGACGGTGCTGGAGGCGCTCCGGTCGGTTCCGTACGGCGAGGACGTCTCCGTCGAGCGGCTGGCCCGGATGGCCGGTCTCGACGACGACGACCAGGCGGACCTCCAGACGGTCCGCGTGGCGCTCGACACGAACCCGGTCCCCATCGTCGTCCCGGACCACCGCGTCCGGGACGGCCCGAGTTCGGCGCCGCCGAAGGTCGAGCAGAAACTGCGGTCGCTGGAGGGGCTGTAGGCCGGCGTCAGGGCCCGAACGGCGGGTCCAGTCCGAGGCCCTCGTAGACGACGAACTCGACGGCGTTGACGAGGTAGTGCGCGACCACGACGACGAGGAGGCTCCCCGTCACGATGTAGCCGGCCGCGAGGACGAAGCCCAGCAGGCCCGTCACGACGATGCCGATGGGGCCCTGGGCGCCGTGGCCCAGCGCGAACGCGACCGAGGAGGCGAGCGCGAGGAGCCACGGCGACCAGCCGAACCCGGCGTGGAGGACCCCGATCAGCGCCCCCCGGAAGAGGAGTTCCTCGAACCCCGCGACGAGCGGCAGGACGACGCCCAGCAGGAGGACCCAGCCCGCCGCGGTGTCGGGGGCGAGCATCTCGCGGAGGTCCTCGCTGGGGTCGTGGCCGAGCGCGCTCGCGACGGCGCCCGCGAGCCCGTTGCCGACCGAGAGGACGAGCCCGAAGCCGACGCCGGCGGCGAGCGCCCCGAGGCCGACCGTTCCGGGGCCGACGCCGAACGCGCTCGCCGGGATGCCGGTGTACCACGCCCCAGCCAGCAGGAGGACGCCGAACAGGCCCTGGGAGAACGCGACGTTCACGAGCAGGACAGGAGCCGACAGGTCCCCGCCGGCCATCGAGGCCTCGAACGGGCTCGCGGGCGCGGGGTCGGGGGCCCCGCGGGCGTCGAGGTGGTCGGCGCCGTCCTCCAGCCGGTCGAGCCAGCGGACCTCACCGGGCGTGGCACGGGGCGTGCCGACGGCTCCCTGCGAGGCACGTGCCAGCAACAGCAGAAGGAGCGTGACCGCGACCGCGACGCCCGCGAACGCGGCCCACTGCACGCCTTACTGCGGCGAGGGGGAGCCGCTCGAGCGGCCGACCTGTCGGTCCAGCGCGGAGCCGGTGATGTTCTTGAGGCGGTCGACCAGCGAGTCCTTCTCGGGTTCGCCGGCCAGCGCGACCTCCAGCACCTCGCTGATGTGCGTGACCGGGATGATCTCGATCTGGTCCTTGAACTCCTCCTCGATCATCACGTCCTGCTCGTTGGCTGCGGGGATGATGACTCGGTCGAGGCCGGTCTTCGCGGCGGCCTCGATCTTGTGGGTCACGCCCCCGACCGGGAGCACGTCGCCGCGCACGGACAGCGAGCCGGTCATGGCGAGGTCCTGCTCGACGGGGATGTCCTCCAGGGCACTGATGACCGCCGTGGCCATCGTGATGGAGGCCGAGTCACCCTGGACGCCCTCGTAGGACATCACGTACTGGATGTGGATGTCCTTCTCCTTGATGTCCTCGTCGGAGAACTTCTTGATGATGGCCGAGACGTTCAGCACCGCCTCCTCGGCGATGTCCTGCAGGTTGCCGGTGGCGATGACCTCGCCGGGGCCCTGCGCGGGCGTGACCTCCGCCATGACGGGCATGACGATCCCGGAGTCCTCGCCCATGACGGCGAGCCCGTTGACGCGCCCGACGACCTGGCCCTCCGAGACGGAGAGCTCGTAGTCCTTGCGGCGCTCGATGTAGTCGTCGGCGAGCTGCTGCTCGATGGAGCG from Haloglomus litoreum includes the following:
- a CDS encoding putative sulfate/molybdate transporter, with amino-acid sequence MATAEVLGQQIPIRFDSGEVAGALGDSITVLPLVVALGALTDASLGLVLLGFAVFQAVWGLHYGLPMSVEPMKALAGLAIAGTLGYGELVAAGLLAGGVLLVAGTTGLVGRVAALVGRPVVRGVQFAVALLLLAAGVELAAGAPVVAAGGVVVAAGAALVDRRAPAPAVLLAGTLAALYAVGGAPTVALPTFPGSLAALPEPHLTPGALTGLAGQLAMTVGNAAVATALLVDDLYARDVSPDGLARSMGVTNLVAVPLGGVPMCHGSGGLAGKHAFGARTAGANLVLAALYAGAALVAGLWSGFPMAALGVLLVLVAVHLGRVALESVATPAEGAVVVGTGVVALAANVGVAFLLAAVGHAGYERLRARGAAAEA
- a CDS encoding MGMT family protein, with the protein product MYARESPYLDRYVQLGVAGEKLINVSFPEDPNEGAEAEYPLLDRVFAYLEGKKDEFTEVDVALTVPTDQRTVLEALRSVPYGEDVSVERLARMAGLDDDDQADLQTVRVALDTNPVPIVVPDHRVRDGPSSAPPKVEQKLRSLEGL
- a CDS encoding CPBP family intramembrane glutamic endopeptidase, whose translation is MQWAAFAGVAVAVTLLLLLLARASQGAVGTPRATPGEVRWLDRLEDGADHLDARGAPDPAPASPFEASMAGGDLSAPVLLVNVAFSQGLFGVLLLAGAWYTGIPASAFGVGPGTVGLGALAAGVGFGLVLSVGNGLAGAVASALGHDPSEDLREMLAPDTAAGWVLLLGVVLPLVAGFEELLFRGALIGVLHAGFGWSPWLLALASSVAFALGHGAQGPIGIVVTGLLGFVLAAGYIVTGSLLVVVVAHYLVNAVEFVVYEGLGLDPPFGP